A window from Vanessa atalanta chromosome 18, ilVanAtal1.2, whole genome shotgun sequence encodes these proteins:
- the LOC125071181 gene encoding complex I intermediate-associated protein 30, mitochondrial, with product MALFKNLKLNTFQIYRSSSTLCKTFDSNLLKFPSGLNRIPQRQLFWEKDRKAGYNSKEQPGKIQHIKDGFKELKSEFKLFTQEIKEFIAADPLLIARPGETDLIWCFNDPSIINNFVTTCDSDHNQGYSSCGFDPSPAGRALFHGYLDTRVPKDGQVKKAGYCSIRSKRIRKSFKRETTFNWNLYNTIVLKVRGDGRSYLLNISCEGYHDITWNDIYHYVLYTRGGPYWQIAKIPFSKFILGSKGRIQDKQTRVRLDRVTHFGISCGDKINGVFNLEIEYVGLEYDPTHNEEFAYEMYKTDRYIVGV from the exons atggcattatttaaaaatttgaaattaaatacatttcaaatatatcgTTCTTCCTCCACATTATGTAAAACTTTTGAttcaaatttattgaaatttccaTCTGGTTTAAATAGGATTCCACAACGTCAATTGTTTTGGGAAAAAGATAGGAAAGCAGGTTATAACAGTAAAGAACAACCTGGCAAAATCCAACATATCAAAGATGGATTCAAGGAACTTAAATcggaatttaaattgtttactcAAGAAATTAAAGAGTTCATAGCAGCAGATCCTTTGCTCATCGCAAGACCAG GTGAAACAGATCTGATATGGTGTTTTAATGATCCCAGTATCATAAACAACTTTGTAACAACTTGTGACAGTGACCACAATCAAGGATATAGTTCTTGTGGATTTGACCCGAGTCCAGCGGGTAGAGCGCTATTTCATGGCTATCTGGACACAAGAGTACCAAAAGATGGACAGGTTAAAAAAGCTGGTTATTGTTCTATTCGCTCTAAACGAATAAGG AAATCATTTAAGCGTGAAACAACTTTTAACTGGAATTTATATAACACGATTGTCTTAAAAGTAAGAGGCGACGGGAGAtcgtatttgttaaatatatcttgCGAGGGATATCATGACATCACGTGGAACGATATATATCATTATGTCCTCTACACTAGAGGAGGACCTTACTGGCAAATTGCCAAG ATTCCGTTTTCAAAATTCATTCTGGGATCAAAGGGTAGGATACAAGACAAGCAAACGAGGGTACGATTAGATAGAGTGACTCATTTTGGTATTTCTTGTGGAGATAAAATCAATGGAGTCTTTAATCTAGAAATTGAATAcgttg gtTTAGAATATGATCCTACGCACAATGAAGAGTTTGCTTATGAAATGTACAAAACAGATAGATATATTGTtggtgtataa
- the LOC125071180 gene encoding transforming acidic coiled-coil-containing protein 3-like — protein MSGTEQNIANSMQQLSVQPSNSGHTDKPTQVVTPAVNRSQPAAVKVTPVKSNTISPAIATIDRLLNLGASLPPPPPVITRQSDMDPHTLEQLRAVKEMLTAQEEEAQSLRDLNRDLRERLEDCETKIKKLTEQNEEYAEKEKSLSQRVAEKVRNNKQMSVVMEEYERTISSLIGERETEAKRWTEERSTLLRERDEAAAHLASMEHAFNDVHTKYERCKVIIQGYKSNEETLKRTVEENNDAIQKLEARYETLRQHAMQQLNKANAELDSVKKTHQAEILKLNAMLKKSEVHASSLQESLAQKIKDNEELTAICDELINKVG, from the coding sequence ATGTCAGGTACAGAGCAAAATATTGCAAACTCAATGCAACAATTATCTGTGCAACCAAGTAATAGTGGTCATACAGATAAACCTACTCAAGTAGTTACTCCCGCAGTAAACAGGAGTCAGCCTGCAGCAGTCAAAGTTACACCAGTCAAGTCTAACACAATTTCGCCTGCTATTGCTACCATTGATAGACTCTTAAACTTGGGTGCTAGTCTTCCACCTCCACCTCCTGTCATAACTAGGCAATCAGATATGGACCCACACACTTTGGAACAGCTGCGAGCTGTTAAAGAAATGCTGACAGCACAAGAAGAAGAAGCTCAAAGCCTACGAGACCTTAATAGAGATTTACGCGAGCGATTAGAGGATtgtgaaacaaaaattaaaaaactgacAGAGCAGAATGAGGAATATGCTGAGAAAGAAAAATCTCTTTCACAGCGTGTTGCAGAAAAGGTCAGAAACAATAAACAGATGAGTGTAGTGATGGAAGAGTATGAGCGTACAATATCATCTCTTATAGGAGAAAGGGAAACTGAAGCTAAAAGATGGACTGAGGAGAGATCTACTCTCTTGAGGGAGCGTGATGAGGCTGCAGCTCATTTAGCTTCTATGGAACATGCATTCAATGATGTTCATACTAAATATGAGAGATGTAAAGTAATTATTCAAGGGTACAAGAGTAATGAGGAGACCTTAAAGAGAACTGTGGAAGAAAATAATGATGCAATACAGAAGTTAGAGGCTCGATATGAAACATTACGACAACATGCCATGCAGCAATTGAATAAGGCTAATGCAGAACTAGACTCTGTAAAGAAAACTCATCAAGCTGAGATTTTGAAGCTTAATGCTATGCTTAAGAAGAGCGAAGTGCATGCTTCCTCTTTACAAGAATCACTAGctcagaaaattaaagataatgaaGAGCTTACAGCCATCTGTGAtgagttaattaataaagtaggTTAA
- the LOC125071164 gene encoding uncharacterized protein LOC125071164, translated as MFTNILSNNSSYFKNEKGGLSSLNLKCNILSNREIKNSEIKTENMLSSRVSTIASDESFITPVSSVDDLMALSPKKSREISDQTNVTSDFLTGTDFDSICDITMQEVPTCDDMFMDAHSLDYLVKCAETNRNQTLIDRGKESLFVKFDPLYAKKMLQDASDNAQNSQTDSSECDVGYETSSSTSVVTENVTETSKHTLSTSLMISKNGKDKPTQVVPPVVSSDVPKPSTTQAKSVPALVRSVSAILTPSQVATDRLINFAGNTPPTAAPRSPRRPQYGAQEVDRLQSLRIILQNQDQEVLLLRQENRELKSSLQDIEHKFSRTKEELENQIKKLTDEKEVLQEKECRLTQQVNDKTINNKQMCIVMEEYEKTISSIIGDQQKEKILSQGKFEKLILERDQALNHLSSMESSFNDLLTKYEKCKTLILDSKERERVLNLKIVEYEAGLEKYEILYNNLKQVTTDNLDKANETLDNIKKAHNVEITKLNATIKKHEIMISSLQESLIQKTRDNEELTRICDQLINEVR; from the coding sequence ATGTTTACTAATATTCTGTCTAATAATtcgtcatattttaaaaatgaaaaaggtgGCTTAAGCAGCTTAAACCTTAAATGTAATATTCTCTCAAAtcgtgaaataaaaaacagtgaaataaaaactgaaaacaTGCTGTCGTCACGAGTTAGTACTATTGCTTCTGATGAAAGCTTCATCACTCCCGTTTCTTCAGTAGACGATCTAATGGCTCTATCGCCAAAAAAATCAAGAGAAATCTCTGATCAAACGAATGTTACAAGTGATTTTCTCACTGGTACCGATTTTGATAGTATATGTGATATAACAATGCAAGAAGTTCCAACGTGCGATGATATGTTTATGGATGCTCACAGCTTAGATTACCTTGTTAAATGTGCGGAAACAAATAGAAATCAAACCTTAATCGATAGAGGAAAAGAAAGtctatttgtaaaatttgatCCACTTTATGCAAAGAAAATGTTGCAAGATGCATCTGATAATGCTCAAAACTCACAAACAGATTCTTCTGAATGTGATGTTGGCTATGAAACCAGCAGTTCTACATCAGTCGTAACTGAAAATGTTACCGAAACTTCCAAACATACATTGTCAACAAGTTTAATGATCTCTAAAAATGGGAAAGATAAACCAACTCAGGTTGTTCCACCGGTTGTAAGCAGTGATGTTCCAAAGCCTAGTACAACTCAGGCAAAATCTGTACCAGCTCTAGTACGAAGTGTTTCTGCTATTCTTACACCAAGCCAAGTAGCAACAGACAGGCTCATAAACTTTGCTGGCAACACTCCACCAACAGCTGCTCCTAGAAGCCCTCGTCGCCCACAGTATGGAGCTCAAGAAGTTGATCGACTCCAgtcattaagaattattttgcaAAATCAGGATCAAGAGGTTTTGCTGTTAAGACAAGAGAACAGAGAGTTAAAATCCTCTTTACAAGATATTGAACACAAATTTTCCCGCACAAAAGAAGAActagaaaatcaaataaaaaaattaactgatgAAAAAGAAGTTTTACAAGAAAAGGAATGTAGATTGACTCAACAAGTTAAtgacaaaactataaataataaacaaatgtgtATTGTAATGGAGGAATATGAAAAAACTATTTCATCTATAATAGGTGaccaacaaaaagaaaaaatactatcACAAGGGAagtttgaaaaattaatattagaaagaGATCAAGCACTTAACCACCTTTCAAGTATGGAAAGTTCCTTCAATGATTTGTTAACAAAGTATGAGAAATGTAAGACTTTGATCCTAGATTCTAAAGAGAGGGAAAGAGTTCTTAATCTGAAGATAGTCGAGTATGAAGCAGGTTTGGAGAAATATGAAATACTTTATAACAATCTTAAGCAAGTTACAACAGATAATTTAGACAAAGCAAATGAAACActggataatattaaaaaggctCACAATGTTGAAATCACAAAGTTAAATgctacaattaaaaaacatgaaatcaTGATATCTTCTCTCCAAGAGTCGTTGATACAAAAAACAAGAGATAATGAGGAATTGACGAGAATATGTGATCAACTAATCAACGAAGTTCgctaa
- the LOC125071189 gene encoding transcription initiation factor IIA subunit 2 produces MSYQLYRNTTIGNTLQESLEELIQYGQITHSLALKVMLQFDRSINQALSNRVKSRLTFKAGKLNTYRFCDNVWTFMLNDVEFREVQEVAKVDKVKIVACDGKNVDDRR; encoded by the exons ATGTCATATCAACTGTATAGAAATACGACAATTGGTAACACGTTACAAGAAAGCCTTGAGGAATTAATACag TATGGTCAAATAACACACTCATTGGCGTTAAAAGTCATGTTACAGTTCGATAGATCTATAAATCAAGCCTTATCCAACAGAGTAAAATCTAGACTAACTTTTAAGGCAGGAAAGCTAAATACTTACAG gTTTTGTGATAATGTATGGACATTTATGTTAAATGATGTAGAGTTTAGGGAAGTTCAAGAAGTTGCAAAGGTGGATAAAGTTAAAATAGTTGCTTGTGATGGTAAAA ATGTTGATGATCGAAGATAA